The DNA segment TTTCCGCTGCCACAACCTTTCACCCGGCGAGCCCGGCAGCGGCAGGCTTGCAGTAGACCTGCATGCCACGGGTACGGAGAAGGTCGTCTTTGAGTTTCCGCGCTCGTCAAAGGAAAAGCACCTGTGTCTTGCAGATTATTTTGGAAAGGATGACGTTGCGGCATTTCAGGCAGTCACGGTAGGAAACCGGGCCACCGCGGTGATTGACATGTGGAACAAGGAAGACAGGTACTCCGACGCATACCATCTTCACGGGCTGGCCGTCGAGACAGCGGAGGCGATGGCCGAATGGGTAAACGCGAAGATAAGACAGGAGCTTGGAATAGGCGCGGGCCGCGGCCTGAGGTACAGCTGGGGGTATCCAAGCTGCCCGGACATCTCGCAGCACCACCTGGTGTGGAAGCTGTTAAGGCCCGACCTTTCGGGCATGACGCTGACTGAAGCAGGACAGATAGTGCCTGACCAATCGACTGCTGCCATAGTGGTGCACCACCCAAAGGCAGAGTATTTCGTACTCTGACGCGGGTCTAGTTATAAAACCAGAACTCGGATGACTTTCTGACGTAAATAACGTCTGCAGCCTTTTGCTGTTCCTTGCCTGCACCTTCGGCCTTTGCCGGGGAGTCCTTTGTGCCCTCGGCTCCGGTTGCCTGAGGCTCTCGAGGCTGGCGCAATTCTGCCAGCTGCGCGGCCAGCTTGTCAACCTTGGCGTTAAGCTCGGCGATTGCTTTGTCAAGCTGCTGCCCGGATTCGTCACCGGGGACTGCTGCGTCCCTGACCTTGTTTAGTGAAACCGCGGCTGCAATTCCTGCGCCTACCGCCGCCACGTTAATTGCTGTCAGAATAAGATTGTCGATGCTGCTTCTGGTCTGCCGCGGGGAACCGTCCTTCTGGGAATTCGTATCGTCCATCTTTTCAGACCAGCTCCGCAGTAGCGACTTATACATATTGTTCTGTAACTATCACCTTGCTACATTTTTTAGTTCTGTGAAATGTAGGCTTTTTCCGAGTCTTGATAGGATTATTAGTTACCTTTCGTCTAGTTCCACCAGATTGCGCCTAAGAAGGGGGCATATCCTGATGATCGCCGGCTGCATCGTGTTTGCCATTAGCATCACGGCATTTTCCGCAAAATTAATTGCGGTTGTCCAGACGGGCGAAAAATACACGATAGCCCCGGGCAGCAGGCTGGTGCTCTCCTCGTACATCAATTCGACCTCGGGCGCATACTTTGTGGATCCGAACGAGACATCGATGAACTACCCTGTCCTAACCGTGGTAGGTCCGCTGAACAACACCCTTATTGCAAACCGGCATGTTGACGTGTACACCGCGATGGGCCAGTTCCCGGCTTCGCGCGCCGGCAACTACAGCCTCGTCCTTGCAAACCCGACTGGAGGCAACCTGCTGGTGGGCGCAATATTTGGTGCATCAGAGGACGTGTTTTCACAGACGTTTTACATCGGGCTGATTCCCGTCATTTACGCAGGCGCTTATTCGGGCATTGCGTCGGTTGCCATCGGAGCTGTTGTCACGGTGCTTGACCGGCGCAAAATGACGAAAATGAAGCAGTTCGGGGACATGAGCGATCTTGTATGACGCAGGGCGGAAGGCCATTGGCCAAACTTGAGGCCAACAACATCACCAAGTCCTACGGAGGCATGGACGACAAAGGTCCAGTGGCGGCCATCAAGGACGTGAGCTTGTCGATTGGCGACGGCGAGTTTGTTTGCTTTGTCGGCCCCTCGGGCTGCGGCAAGACCACTCTTTTGAATATCCTCGCGGGGCTTGACAGGCCGACCTCGGGCCAGGTAATGCTTGACGGAAGGCCGGTGTCCGCAACGGGCCCGGACAGGATAATGGTCTTTCAGGAGAGCGCACTGTACCCCTGGCTCAAGGTCATCGACAATGTCGAGTTCGGCCTGAAGATAAAAGGAGTCGATAAGGAAAAACGCGAGCAACAGGCTTCGCGGTATCTGGACATGATGCAGCTTGCCAAGTTCTCGGACGCTTACGTCTACCAGCTATCAGGCGGCATGAAGCAGCGAGTGGCGATAGCAAGGGCCCTGGTGATGGACCCGGAGGTGCTGTTCATGGACGAGCCGTTTGCGGCCCTTGACAGCCAGACGCGCGACCTTTTGCTAGTCGAGCTCCAGCTAATCTGGGCGCGGACAAAAAAGACCATTGTGTTTATCACCCACAACATCATCGAGTCCGTGTGCCTGGGCGACAGGGTAATAGTCTTCACCGGCAGGCCCGGCTCGATAAAAAAGGAGATAAGGATTGACTACAAGAGGCCGAGGCTGCCGGAAGACGAGGGCCTGCAGCCGTATTACCACGAGATTGTAGATGCCATGCGCGGCACTCTCGGGCACCACGAAGAGGACCTCTAGGTTCGCAGGATGCTAGCCGGCCTTTTGCAGCTGCCGCAGGAGATCAAGCCCTGATGAAAAGCTGTTAGGCGAGGTCAGGAGTATGCAATCTGCCATTTCAGCTGCCGCTCGAACAAAGTCGGCGGGGTTTTTCTCGTATGCGCTCCAGTCAAGACCGATGAGCGAGGCAGACTGCCTGTTCTTCTCAGACGGCACCATGATGCAGGCTGTTACTTTGGTTGAGCGGGCTTTTGCAAGGTCGACTATTTCGCCAAGGTCCTCAAGCGTTGCAATGGACTGAGTGACCAGGCTATGCGGACGGGTGGCGAGTTTCTTCATGATCGCGTTTGAGTCGCGGTCCGTTATCCTTGCGGGGAATGAAAGTTCCAGTCTTATCTGGGAGTCAAAGCCCTCCTTTTTGAGCATCTGGAGCGCAGTGGAGGGCGCGATGCCGCACCCGCTTCCTTGGGAATGTGAGGGCTCGTCTCCGAGCAAGAGCAGGATCGAATCAATGCCCATGAGGATTGCATCGGACACGGCTTGGGCGAGCGCTGCAAAGTTTCTGTCCCTGCACCGCAGGCTGCAGCTCAATTTTGTCGAGGAGCTTATTTCCTGCTTGACAAAGGCCGCTGCCGTCAGTCCGGATATGCGGGGGATGCCGAGGACCGAGTCGGTAAGGTGTATGCCGTCAACAAGCCGGTGCACCTGGACAGCCCTGTCGATCATTCCCTGCAGATCCTGCCGCAAAATGTCAAGGTCAAAGCGCTCGCCCTTGACAATCTTGGGCGGGTTCAGTTCGTAGATTATCTTCATGATGTTTTCCGGTCTTTTTTGCCGACTTGAATGGAAGACCGACGGCTATAAAGCTAGGTGGAAAACGAAACAGAAATAGTTGTCTGCAGCAGCTGAGCGTGCACCACCGATGCAAACGGAGGAGCTGACAAGGCGGCTTATGGAGGGAGTTAGGAAGAATCGTGCTTATGGTCTGCATCATGCAGCAGCAAGCATTCCGTCGGCCGTCCTTGTAATATTGCACTACCACCACGCGGGCAGCGATTCGCGGGGGCCGTACATGATCCTGACAAAGAGGAGTCCCAGCGTCAGGACGCACAAGAGCGAAATATCCTTCCCCGGCGGAAGGCATGCTGAAGGCGACAGGTCCCTTCTCCATACGGCGCTGAGGGAGACCGAGGAGGAAATAGGAATCCGTTTTTCCGAAAAGGACATCGCCGGCAACCTCATGGCGGTCAGGACAATTACGTCGAACCACTTTGTCGTCCCGTTTATCACAATCCAGCAGGAGCTGGCCGAGCGCAGGATAGAACCCAGGGAGGTGGAGGCGATAATCGATGTCCCCCTGCTTGAAGTCCTTGCCAGCATGTCAAAGGACATCGAGCACTTCAAGCTGGCAAAAGACGCGGTCAAGTTCGAGTGCGAGGGCGGAATAATCTGGGGGGCCACTGCAAGAATTATGCGGCAGCTGCATGATATTCTCATCAGACCGTCGTGATGAACTCATCGCTAATGCTCGTACGGATAACAGGTCATCATTTGAGAATGTCCTGCTAGCTGCAAATGGGCTTTTATTGCTATTGCCGATGCATGAGGTCAGCTGTATGCAACTGGGTAAGCAGTTTGATACTAAAGGGTTTATTAGGAATGCGAGTGGCTCTCTAAGTCAATCATGCTAAGCAGTTTATCTGATTATTTCGCCACTCTGGCGGCCGGGCTTTTCACTTTCTGAGAATCGATGGATGGAAGATGGTCGAAGTGGAAAGGAGCACCGCGGGAAATTCCCCGTGGGTCACGCTTGTTGTCCTGAGTTCGCTTGGGCTTATCACGATGTACGGCGAGACCATGGTCTTGCCGGCGATTCCGGATTTCATCAAGGACTTTAGCATATCATACAGCACATCATCATGGATACTTTCCTCGTACTTGATTGCCGGCGCCGTCATGACGCCCATAGCAGGCAAGCTCTCCGATACGCATGGGAAAAAGCGAGTAATGCTTGCCGTCATGTCAGTCTACGCGGCGGGGATTCTGCTTGGGGGCTTTTCAAATTCAATCGGAATGCTGCTTGTCGCACGCGTAATGCAGGGGGTTGGAATGTCCATGTTCCCCATAGCGTTTGGGATAATCAGGGAAATACTGCCTGAGAAAAAGCTGGCAGTCGGCCAGACGATATTCAGCTCGACATTTTCCGGTGGCGCGGTAGTGGGGCTTATCGCCGGCGCGAGCATTATCCAGAACTTTGGATGGCAGGCCACGTTCTTTACGATATTTCCAATAGCCGTAGGGCTCGGGCTTGTCATCAGAAAGATTGTCAGGGTAAGGAGCGACGAGCAGAAATCAAAGACGGGACATGGCGGCAGCCAGTTTATCGATCTCAAGGGAACGCTCGCGCTTGCAACTACGATCGTGTCCTTCCTTGGAGGGCTTTCCTCGCTCGAGAGCAGCGGGCCCGGGGGCGGCCAGACAGCACTGGCACTGTTTGCAGTCGCCGCGGTCGCCCTTGCGGCATTTATCATGGTTGAGAAGAGAGTCAGGTGGCCGCTTGTTGACCTAAAGCTCATGACCAACAGGATGTTGCTGCCGGCCATGGTTATCCTCATGGTCGTCTTCCTGTGCATCTTTATGGTCTACCAGACTATACCCATAATGGTGCGGAGCCCCAAGCCGCTTGGGTTTGGAGGCGACGCGGTAGTGACTGCGGGCGTCCAGCTCCCGTTCATGGTGGTGCTCCTGATTGGCACTGTGACCTCGGGGTTTGCAATCAACAGAGTAGGCAACATACGCCTGGTCGCGATAGGCACGATAATCAGCACTGCCGGCTTTTTCAGCCTCCTTCTATTTCACTCCACCGAGTTCATGGTTTCTGCGGCGCTTGCGGTAATTGCAGCCGGCCTGTCACTTTCAATTTCCGGCTGCTTTAACGTCGTACTGCTGTCTGCTCCCATCCAGTCCACAGGAATTGCGCTTGGAATGACGCTTCTTTTGAACCTCATAGGGATGTCCATAGGGCCGTCCATCGCAGGTCTGTACCAGCAGATTAACCAGGGTTCGGTGCCCGGCGTGCCGGGGACATTCCCAAACCAGGCCGCATACAACCTGATATTTTTAACCGCCGCAATAGTGTCCATGGTATCAGTCGCGCTCGCACTTGCACTTGGGAGGATAAGGTCAAAGTCAGTGATGCCCGCAGTTTCGGCGGACTGGAACCGCAACCCGGAAGAGCATGACGGCAAGACCGGCGGACCGCAGTAGAGTATTATTTTATTATACCTCCGAGAGCCGAAATACCCGCCTTCATTATGGTAATTCTGTTTTCAGGCGAGGGGGAATCGCTTGGAACCACCAACCAACATCTCAACAACTTCTAGGACCGGACGGGCGTGTGGACGGTAGTGCCCACACGCCTCAATCTTTTCCAAAACGCCGGCTGCGGCTTAAATACCAAGAGGCTCCTTCTTAAGGGACGTTGGATCCGGCCAGGCTTTGCCAAAAGATAATTGCGGCTGACCAGTCGATAAGGTACGCGGCCCTTGTTAGCAGGATGGGCAGGATAGTTGCAAGCGAGCTCCGTAGCGGCCTTGAGCCCATACTCACAGAGCAGGAGCGCGAGAGCTTTGCAATGAAGGCAGTGCTTGGCAAGATGACCATGGAGGATTTTGCATACAAGCTCGGGCCACTTCTCTACACGGCTGCAATCTTCAAGCGCGTCAAGCGTATAGAGATCCCGCTTGGTGGCGCCGACGGCGAAGGGCTGGCGCTCCTAATCCTGTCTTTTGATTTTAGCTCCGACCACGAAGGCATTATTCTGCGGAAAATACTGCCGCTGCTGGCGCAGGGCAGGGGCTAGATGTAAAAAACTTTCTTGACACCTTCGGCGACGACTGGCAGAAAGTACGGCGAATTGGCCCTTACGTACTCGAGAATTCCCCTTGCCTGTGCCTTCATGTCCTCGCTCACGTGCTTTGAGGAATTTACGAGCCTGACAGCTTCTTCATAGGCGTCCAGCGTTGTCGCAGAGCCGGCGAAGGTCTGCCTCGGCGTTCGGGGAGGCGCCATTTGCACGCTAGGAGCTGTGACAGCTCCAGAGCGAGCCCTCGCGATCTTGAGCGCACCTGTGCTGCGGTCAACTTCGATGCTAATCCGGCGGCTGCACCACCTTTTGGATCTCGCCGGAGCAAGTCCGCCATTGCAAATTATCTCGAAAGCACTTCCGCGCACCTCGTGCTCCTGAGGCGCACCGCACCATGGGCAATTGATTAAAACTGTCTCTGCCTTTTTCAAGCCATGCGGATATCTCGCTCACGGTCTATAAGCACCTGTACGTTTTGGCGGTTAACAACCGATTTTCTTTTCGGAGTGGCAGTGGGGAGTTGCAAAAGACTGCTGTTCTTTTCCGGCTACGCCTGGGACGAAAATACCTGCCGGCGAATAGATAGAAATTTGCGGCTGACCAAGATTTCAGCAAAAAAAGGAAAAAAGGCCTGATGCTTATTGCGGCCTTAACATCTGCTGCGCCTGTTGCTGCTGTT comes from the Nitrososphaera sp. genome and includes:
- a CDS encoding CoA pyrophosphatase gives rise to the protein MSAAAERAPPMQTEELTRRLMEGVRKNRAYGLHHAAASIPSAVLVILHYHHAGSDSRGPYMILTKRSPSVRTHKSEISFPGGRHAEGDRSLLHTALRETEEEIGIRFSEKDIAGNLMAVRTITSNHFVVPFITIQQELAERRIEPREVEAIIDVPLLEVLASMSKDIEHFKLAKDAVKFECEGGIIWGATARIMRQLHDILIRPS
- a CDS encoding ABC transporter ATP-binding protein, yielding MDDKGPVAAIKDVSLSIGDGEFVCFVGPSGCGKTTLLNILAGLDRPTSGQVMLDGRPVSATGPDRIMVFQESALYPWLKVIDNVEFGLKIKGVDKEKREQQASRYLDMMQLAKFSDAYVYQLSGGMKQRVAIARALVMDPEVLFMDEPFAALDSQTRDLLLVELQLIWARTKKTIVFITHNIIESVCLGDRVIVFTGRPGSIKKEIRIDYKRPRLPEDEGLQPYYHEIVDAMRGTLGHHEEDL
- a CDS encoding MFS transporter, encoding MVEVERSTAGNSPWVTLVVLSSLGLITMYGETMVLPAIPDFIKDFSISYSTSSWILSSYLIAGAVMTPIAGKLSDTHGKKRVMLAVMSVYAAGILLGGFSNSIGMLLVARVMQGVGMSMFPIAFGIIREILPEKKLAVGQTIFSSTFSGGAVVGLIAGASIIQNFGWQATFFTIFPIAVGLGLVIRKIVRVRSDEQKSKTGHGGSQFIDLKGTLALATTIVSFLGGLSSLESSGPGGGQTALALFAVAAVALAAFIMVEKRVRWPLVDLKLMTNRMLLPAMVILMVVFLCIFMVYQTIPIMVRSPKPLGFGGDAVVTAGVQLPFMVVLLIGTVTSGFAINRVGNIRLVAIGTIISTAGFFSLLLFHSTEFMVSAALAVIAAGLSLSISGCFNVVLLSAPIQSTGIALGMTLLLNLIGMSIGPSIAGLYQQINQGSVPGVPGTFPNQAAYNLIFLTAAIVSMVSVALALALGRIRSKSVMPAVSADWNRNPEEHDGKTGGPQ